One genomic segment of Fusobacterium nucleatum includes these proteins:
- a CDS encoding tetratricopeptide repeat protein: protein MKEEILQKIESLYDLEKHQEIIDMIESLPAEQLNTELISELGRAYNNTQQFEKGLEILKSIEFEEANNFRWNCRIAYSYYFLDDFINAEKYLLKANELNPEDEFTCTLLIETYISLSRVEDENGNHEKAIEYALEAKKYVRDEYGATNADSFLAWLYDRYGNYTEAEVLLKNMINRSKNDEWLYSELGYCLAEQGKQEEALESYFKAIELNRDDAWIFTRIGMCYKNMDKKEESIEYYLKALEQKEDDIFIMSDIAWLYDTLEEFEKALKYLERLDELGENDAWTNTEYGYCLAKLKRFDEAIEKINRALEIEDDEKDTAYLYSQLGWCKKHLEKYDEAIEAFSQAKKWGRNDAWINIEIGHCYKSKDEKEKALDFYLKAEKFDKDDISLLSDIAWHYDALDKNEEALKYIKRVVRLGRDDAWINEEYGACLSGLGKYKEAIKKYEYALNLDEEGKDERYINSQLGWCYRQLEEYEKAIEFHKRAKELGRNDIWINMEIGMCYAKLEKYEKAIENYLIAYEMDRDDIFTLTELGWVNNAMEKYDDAIEFLLKAEKLGRDDEWINTEIGLNLGRSGKTQEGIERLEKSLTMVEDDDIEQKIFINSEIGWLYGRLEEPNVEAALRYLTVAKELGRDDEWLNSELGFELGYNPDTKEEALKHFERAIELGRNDAWVWEMRGTLLFNLGKYEEALASFRKAYSLNDDGWYLYSIGRCLRRLERYEEAIENLLNSRQISLDEDDVVDGEDLELAFCYIGIGDKEKAKEYLKSAKDSIEKQGTLNDYIKEEIEEIEKGILSLARLS from the coding sequence TTGAAAGAAGAAATACTACAAAAAATAGAAAGCTTGTATGACTTAGAAAAACATCAAGAAATAATTGATATGATTGAATCTCTGCCAGCAGAACAATTAAATACAGAATTAATAAGTGAATTAGGAAGAGCCTACAATAATACTCAACAATTTGAAAAAGGTTTAGAAATATTAAAAAGTATAGAATTTGAAGAAGCTAACAATTTTCGTTGGAATTGTAGAATAGCCTATTCATACTATTTTTTAGACGATTTCATTAATGCTGAGAAGTATTTGTTAAAAGCCAATGAATTAAATCCAGAGGATGAATTTACTTGTACTTTGTTAATAGAAACATATATATCTTTATCGAGAGTGGAAGATGAAAACGGAAATCATGAAAAGGCTATAGAATATGCACTTGAAGCTAAAAAATATGTTAGAGATGAATACGGAGCAACTAATGCAGATTCATTTTTAGCTTGGCTATACGATAGATATGGAAATTATACAGAGGCAGAAGTGCTTTTAAAAAATATGATAAATAGAAGTAAGAATGATGAGTGGTTATACTCTGAGTTAGGTTATTGTTTAGCAGAACAAGGCAAACAAGAAGAAGCTTTAGAAAGTTATTTTAAAGCCATAGAATTAAATAGAGATGATGCTTGGATTTTTACAAGAATAGGAATGTGCTATAAGAATATGGATAAAAAAGAAGAATCCATAGAATATTATTTGAAAGCTCTTGAACAAAAAGAAGATGATATCTTTATAATGTCTGATATAGCATGGTTATATGACACTTTGGAGGAATTTGAAAAAGCATTAAAATATTTAGAAAGACTCGATGAACTTGGAGAAAATGATGCTTGGACAAATACGGAGTATGGATATTGTTTAGCAAAACTTAAAAGATTTGATGAGGCAATTGAGAAAATTAATCGTGCCTTAGAAATAGAAGATGATGAAAAAGATACTGCATATCTTTATAGTCAACTTGGCTGGTGTAAAAAACATTTAGAAAAATATGATGAAGCTATAGAAGCATTTTCACAAGCTAAAAAATGGGGGAGAAATGATGCATGGATAAATATTGAGATAGGACATTGCTATAAGTCAAAAGATGAAAAAGAAAAAGCATTGGACTTCTATTTAAAGGCTGAAAAATTTGATAAAGACGATATCTCTCTTTTGTCAGATATAGCTTGGCATTATGATGCTTTAGATAAAAACGAAGAGGCTTTGAAATATATAAAAAGAGTAGTAAGACTTGGTAGAGATGATGCATGGATAAATGAAGAATACGGAGCTTGTTTATCAGGGCTTGGCAAATACAAAGAAGCTATAAAGAAATATGAATACGCTTTAAATTTAGATGAAGAAGGTAAAGATGAAAGATATATAAATAGTCAACTTGGTTGGTGTTATCGTCAATTAGAAGAATATGAAAAAGCTATAGAATTTCATAAAAGAGCAAAAGAATTAGGAAGAAACGATATTTGGATAAATATGGAAATAGGAATGTGTTATGCTAAATTGGAAAAATATGAAAAAGCTATTGAAAATTATTTAATTGCCTATGAAATGGATAGAGATGATATATTCACATTGACAGAACTTGGTTGGGTAAATAATGCAATGGAAAAATATGATGATGCTATAGAATTTCTATTAAAAGCTGAAAAACTTGGTAGAGATGACGAGTGGATTAATACAGAAATAGGGTTAAACCTAGGTAGAAGTGGAAAGACACAAGAAGGAATAGAAAGATTAGAAAAGTCTTTGACTATGGTTGAAGATGATGATATAGAACAAAAAATTTTTATAAATTCTGAAATAGGTTGGCTTTATGGAAGACTTGAAGAACCTAATGTAGAAGCAGCATTAAGATATTTGACTGTTGCAAAAGAATTAGGAAGAGATGATGAATGGCTAAATTCAGAGCTGGGCTTTGAGTTAGGATATAATCCAGATACAAAAGAAGAGGCATTAAAACATTTTGAAAGAGCTATTGAACTTGGAAGAAATGATGCTTGGGTTTGGGAAATGAGAGGAACACTTTTATTTAATTTAGGAAAATATGAAGAAGCATTAGCTTCATTTAGAAAAGCTTATAGTTTAAATGATGATGGTTGGTATTTATATTCTATTGGAAGATGTTTAAGAAGACTAGAAAGATATGAAGAGGCTATTGAAAATCTTTTAAATTCAAGACAAATATCATTAGATGAAGATGATGTAGTAGATGGAGAAGATTTGGAATTAGCTTTCTGTTATATTGGTATTGGAGATAAAGAAAAAGCTAAAGAATATTTAAAATCTGCTAAGGACTCAATAGAGAAGCAAGGAACTTTAAATGATTATATAAAAGAAGAAATAGAAGAAATAGAAAAAGGAATTCTTTCTTTAGCAAGACTTTCATAA